Proteins co-encoded in one Waddlia chondrophila WSU 86-1044 genomic window:
- a CDS encoding glycine hydroxymethyltransferase, with protein MTYLSAYLEKIPKTEQNSGAISFLAALDHLETHSPAVAASIKKELEDQRTHLKLIASENYSSLAVQQAMGNFLTDKYAEGYVNHRFYAGCENVDSVEEQAQEKLKKIFNCDCAYVQPHSGADANLVAFWSILVHKVQNKEIERLGKKTLDELTPEEYEQARQLMMNQKMLGMSLNAGGHLTHGYIHNVSSKMMQAHTYDVDPDTELLDYQKLAQQAKEVRPVILLAGYSAYPRLLNFAKLREIADSIGSTLMVDMAHFAGLVAGKQLKGEYDPVPYADLITSTTHKTLRGPRGGLILCKKEYEEVIRKGCPLVLGGPLPHVMAAKAVAFNEANTPEFQAYAKQVIDNARAMANALQSRGVRLVTGGTENHLVIVDLSSFGLTGRHAETALRRAGITINRNAIPFDKNGPWYTTGIRLGTPALTTLGMKESEMKEISNLIVDILENTRPSTVEKTGALSKAKSETDPKVFDRVRSKVSDLLKGHPLYPEIVLEKS; from the coding sequence ATGACTTATTTATCCGCCTATCTTGAAAAAATTCCAAAAACCGAACAAAACAGCGGAGCAATCTCCTTTTTAGCAGCGCTCGATCATTTGGAAACCCACTCGCCCGCAGTGGCTGCCTCCATAAAAAAGGAACTTGAAGACCAAAGGACCCACCTCAAGCTGATCGCTTCAGAAAACTACTCTTCCCTGGCAGTGCAACAAGCAATGGGCAACTTTCTTACAGATAAATACGCCGAAGGCTATGTTAACCATCGTTTTTACGCAGGATGCGAAAATGTCGACAGCGTAGAAGAGCAAGCGCAGGAAAAATTAAAAAAAATATTCAATTGTGATTGCGCCTACGTTCAACCTCACTCAGGAGCCGATGCAAACTTGGTTGCTTTTTGGTCCATCCTCGTCCACAAAGTGCAAAATAAAGAGATTGAAAGATTAGGAAAAAAAACACTCGACGAGCTGACGCCTGAAGAATATGAGCAAGCACGCCAGCTGATGATGAACCAAAAAATGTTGGGAATGTCTCTGAACGCCGGAGGCCATTTAACACATGGGTACATCCATAATGTTTCTTCCAAAATGATGCAAGCCCACACTTATGATGTTGATCCTGATACGGAATTGCTAGACTATCAAAAGCTTGCACAGCAAGCTAAAGAGGTGCGCCCTGTCATCCTCCTAGCCGGTTATTCTGCCTATCCCAGGCTGTTGAATTTCGCAAAGCTGCGTGAAATTGCAGATAGCATCGGATCCACACTCATGGTCGATATGGCTCATTTTGCAGGACTTGTAGCCGGCAAACAGCTGAAAGGCGAATATGATCCTGTCCCTTACGCTGATCTCATCACTTCCACAACGCATAAAACGTTGCGCGGCCCTCGAGGCGGATTAATCCTGTGTAAAAAAGAGTATGAAGAAGTGATCCGCAAAGGGTGTCCCCTTGTGCTTGGAGGTCCGCTGCCTCACGTGATGGCAGCCAAGGCTGTCGCTTTTAACGAAGCTAACACCCCTGAATTTCAAGCCTATGCAAAGCAAGTGATCGACAATGCGCGTGCTATGGCAAACGCTCTGCAGTCCAGAGGAGTCCGCCTGGTCACTGGAGGAACGGAAAACCATTTGGTCATTGTCGATCTCTCTTCTTTCGGCCTTACCGGACGCCATGCAGAAACAGCCTTACGTCGAGCAGGCATTACCATCAACCGCAATGCGATCCCTTTTGATAAAAACGGCCCTTGGTACACAACCGGTATCCGGTTGGGCACTCCTGCATTGACTACCTTGGGAATGAAAGAAAGCGAAATGAAGGAAATTTCTAATCTCATTGTCGACATCTTGGAAAACACCCGTCCGTCAACAGTGGAAAAAACGGGCGCACTTTCAAAAGCAAAAAGTGAGACCGATCCTAAAGTTTTTGATCGTGTGCGCTCCAAAGTTTCCGATCTCTTGAAAGGGCACCCTCTGTATCCGGAAATTGTCCTGGAAAAATCGTGA